The Magnetococcales bacterium genomic sequence GATCATCGGACAACGCCGCCGCCACTTCCTTTGGCAACCGCTCCCGCAGCAGGGTTCCCGCCGTTTCCGGGTTGGAGAGCAAAGCCTTCAAAAATCGGTCGTGCGGGTGAACGATGTCGGTCATGGTCGATCCAAGGCAGTAGCATCTTTATCAAAAGAAAGCGAGGTTCCGATGCCTGTTCCCGTTCCAGGAAAACATGCGCCATGGTGGCTCGCGAACCCTGATCCTGTTGCTGATTTTCGTGGAAGTTTGCATCCGTGTCCAGCGAAATCCACCCCTCTGTCGCCAGACATTTGGGCAATGGAGCCGGAATTGGCCCGGATGGCCAGGAAATTTTAAATCGGGGACAGTGAAAAAGGCCGCCCGGCGGTGATCCGGGCGACCGAATGATGAATTCCAGCGAATTGAAAATCCTGCTCGATCAATCCAATCCACCCGAATGATAGAATCCCTGGGTGGTTTCGGTGGCGCCATCGGTGACGCCGATCAGGCAGCGGGGGACCATGGGAAAGTTGGGTGTGAGATAATAGACATAAGCCGCCGTCTCTCCGCCCAAGGTCTTGAGGTCGGCGTTGGTGTTGGCGGCTTCGTTGCAGAGGCCCAGTGCCGTGGTGGAGGTTCCCAGGGTGCTGGGTCCGGTATAGACGAAATCACCAAGGGTCTTGTCGGCAGGCAGGTTCGCCTGAGTGAAGGTGGTTCCCGATGTGACAAGGGTGTTCATGTCCGCCGAGAAGTTACCAAGGGCGTTGGACGTGTCGGTCGTGTTGGTCGTTGGCCGGCCCGAGGCGGCGGCGGTGACGACCGAATAGCTGGCGTAGACCCCCTTCTGCACGACGATGGGATAGCCGTCACGAGCATAACCGACTCCGGTGGCGGTGCTTGGTAGATTGTTCCAGGCGTTGGCGGAATTGGTGGCCATGGGATTGCAGGTGACAGCCGCTGTGCCGCTGCCCCAGGAGATGCCGCAGGGAATGCCATGATAGTGGTAGGCATTGGGGTTCGACTGGGAATGACCATTGTGGGTGTCGAAGCCCAACCGTTTGGTCGCATAGGAACTGCCCGGAGTGGCGGGATCGGTCTGCAACCGCCCTTCCAGACGGAAGGCGCAGGAGTTGGACGCGGACCGGTTGGTCGTCTCACAGGTGCTGGTCAGAGGGTCGAAGGGGATTCCATCCAGGGCCACGCCCAGGCTGTTGGCCAGTCCCAGGGGGGTGTAGATCGGAGAGGCCGCCGTTCCCGCCAGTGCCGGAGCACCTGGAATATAGAAGGTGTACGATACCGCCGCAGGGGTATGGGTATAGGTCCAGGAGGGAAATCCCGCCGCGTTTCCATCGCCATAATATGGAGTTCCATCACTGGTAACCGTGTAGACGGTCATCGATTTTCCGGCGATCGTTTTGGTCGTCGTCGTCGATGAAACATTCGCATCCGCACTCACCGTTTGCGCCGCGAATGATCCAAAAATTCCCCCAAGCAATACGATTGTCATTGCCCGTGTACGAGTCATTTTTTTTGCTCCATTATTCATGTTGATACGAAAAAAAGCAACTGTCCGAGGCTTTACTTCTTCATTGAATCCTCGCATCCATTGTCGCGAATTGTGCCACGGTAATTGATGAGAGTCAAAGGATAAATGATCGCATGTTGGAAAAAATAATTTTGGCGAATTCGTTATCATGGATCATAATGTGACATAGTGTACTTCAATTATGATGATCCGTAATTGATGATAAAAAAAGCCCCGCGAAAAGACCGCGGGGCACACTGAGTGTTTAAAGATGACGTATTCTATCGATACTTGTTCTCAAAACGTCATTGTGACCAGGTTTGAGGTATACCCCGCCTTGAAGGATCCATCGATACCTCCTCCGGTGGCGGATTGCATGGAAATTCCAGGAATGGCATTGGAGGCGCCGGACATTCCCTTTTCCACATTCCAGGACAGCCCTGTATCGATCCCGATTCCGGCGCTGGCTTCAACGCCAAAACCCACCGACCAACCTTTATTGTCGTTGATTGTCCCCGGACTCCAGAAAAATCCCAGGGGCAATACATTGACACTGCCCTGGATACTCGCTCCCAACGATCCACCGGTATAGGACACGATGGCATAGGTATATTTGCCACTGCTGTCGGGCTGGACGTTCATGGCCATGGCGAGACTTGTTTCAGCGCCAACGACAAATGCTGCATCCACGCCCATCAAGGGAATTCCCCAGCATGAATTGGTCATGTTTTCTGGAAGATTGTTTCCGGTACCCGCCACCATGCCAAACTTCGACGCCAGCATTTTCATGTCCGAACCGACCTGGGCGGTGATTTCTCCTTTGGCAATGGCATTCTGGATCCGGTTGTAGGCGGACTTGCCATCGTCATCGAG encodes the following:
- a CDS encoding Rpn family recombination-promoting nuclease/putative transposase; amino-acid sequence: MTDIVHPHDRFLKALLSNPETAGTLLRERLPKEVAAALSDD
- a CDS encoding YHYH protein, with amino-acid sequence MTVYTVTSDGTPYYGDGNAAGFPSWTYTHTPAAVSYTFYIPGAPALAGTAASPIYTPLGLANSLGVALDGIPFDPLTSTCETTNRSASNSCAFRLEGRLQTDPATPGSSYATKRLGFDTHNGHSQSNPNAYHYHGIPCGISWGSGTAAVTCNPMATNSANAWNNLPSTATGVGYARDGYPIVVQKGVYASYSVVTAAASGRPTTNTTDTSNALGNFSADMNTLVTSGTTFTQANLPADKTLGDFVYTGPSTLGTSTTALGLCNEAANTNADLKTLGGETAAYVYYLTPNFPMVPRCLIGVTDGATETTQGFYHSGGLD